The stretch of DNA tatctgaatatttctcaagtattacaatgacattaatgcgaggctgaattcactatattgggttttaccatgtttatcttgcacgatctgctgactCATCTATAACCtcctgtttagccataactaggcttttcctgaatcaactaccaactactcgttggcccattctcatatcaatgttctgcgtaatctttcatggtttatttcctttgtcttaacttacctttcgcactggctccttatttatcaataatatcccgggcaggaacccttacttcttttccttgacatcgtgtttgcataatgttctgcaatcgtagcatatctgtaggctttgaataactgcaatctcatccctttctcatttttatcacattctccttttaccatttcataattactagaaccgcttaactctgacttaataccattATCACTTCATATTCCCACCTTTAgaggagtactaagagttggagctacaatgacctacctatagatgttttacctctccATCTTTGGCatcctttcacatcatcgatgaccctttcACGCCTTGCTGTAATCCTTCAGTACTAAGGATAACAAATTCCCTTACTCGcaatggtgacacttagtgcaactggcacatacaatcccttaagcttaactttgttcatattgcttgcttttagggaagcgtcttcttgaatgaccattctctgaatttctcatgaatcgtcTTTTGTTGTCCATTTTATTATCGCCGCAACGCAAATCTGAAATCCgtatgatgctgactattatcaagtcactcagtccctgattcatgtttagtttatcttgttcaccagcccatactgatttctattattctagggtctaacttttcctttcggTAGTTGCGTCGGAGTCAGGAACGTATTTTTtgaagtgaggatatgactttatggcctatactcttttgttgtcccaagacctgtcacctctcgttttttcccttcacttgactatagactctgtaatactatcatttttttgatctaccgttgtcatccatgtaccaCATTTTACTTATACTGCtctattaactctcttcttattttcctactaacatttatgtctatcactttattctaaaaactcgaacaaaacattattttgcttttagcccctcttgctccatccattggctcctcgaattgcctaacattctctttctTTCAGAgatgggagccatactaaggtaatatttatcccttccaggcttccattgcttatctttgtagtactcatatctaactgtactattttagggtgcaccatcgaggtgtctcacaaggagatccattaccacatttgcactatccttcggaaatgtcaactaactttaccaatccatccactattttgggttactctatccccaGCCGTATCCTGATAActtgtccttctcttaaactatgtctgttagctcccataggacataactgagatcggtgtggccgattgtacatacatctgccactgttgaaggtaactcaaaatgcttatatctcccttcctgaataatgataatctttattaactgggtacctcgtacccttcttcatcttgcttcttttactccttgaaacttgtatttatcttctggatctctcattgtctttcaccataaaggtggataaatattcttgccttaaggctccttatcaagaggcttacacgtcttagtacagacatgatctgctgaatacctcatgtttatccatcataagcatgatgcaaaaatcgagtccctctaactcaactcttctacagctatatctcttaccagcCGTCTTTCTGAATGTAGGCATCGTTGTATTACAAAtaggatagagtttaggaaattgagttcttacaactgagctctaccacacgatctagagtaagaagaaagagtgacagttctaaatgccctgtagcctcctgcttataagtgtggtgcacaacacacccataaacaagactctactagacacagtttgtagactccctaggacagaactgctctgataccacttttgttacgacccaaaccaatgggccgtgacgggcacccggtaccttactcaaccgagtaccaatgtaacgtatctttcttattacatcatcatatacatgtgacatactggcctaataggccaacatgatcatttataaactcaaaacataggccaacaaggccgtacaatctttcacgtacatgacatatgtctacaagcctctaagagtacataaatgtcataaaggtcgggacagggccctgtCATAccaatcagtacatgtcctaatcatactgaccacataagcaactccggagcaatggagcgcaccaacaccttccgctgagctgatagcctacttggaggactctcgacctatctatcaggacctgcgggacgtcagtacgaataatataccaagtatgtaaggcacataaataagtacataatagacatggaagaaatatagagtaaatgactcaacgtataagtctggataactctgtaaatcatgaaataattatagtgtcatgcatatgagtatgaatgtcatgtcgtgcataggtacatgtttcataacatcagcaggcctctgagggcatcccatcatatcatctcggccactgtgggaaaaataatcaacgtataccagttgattaggtggtggtgcatatataacaccataacctttttccatatcccatatacatataatatacatatatacgtgtatataacgccatctggtcatgggtcaatgtacatgtataaatgcataagaaatacgttaataagatttctcggaatgtcataaaaacaATATGCTtgtcagataaactttatcaataagTATTTTTCtgtgacccatgaacagaagatataataataattcacatggggaatcaagaatatagacacccctagtatttctatgaatagagtcatttatggaagttgcgtattttgctcgtttcatttgtatcatttggaccatgccaaaagaaTGAAGGGACAGCCTTAACATACCCGGACCCCTTAAGCAATTGAGACATGAGCCGCAGAATCCAACAATATATTTATGGCATGTAGGCTTTTTACACTGTAATAGAAAGTTGACATTGTAAACTGAAGTATTTCAAGCTACATAGGGAATTCCTAGTTCCTTCAAAGAAATCTTTGGCTTATCTTCCATATAACCCATATAATGCATAAAGATAAAACCTTTTTTTTTTAGTCTCATCCGTCATTTTTTGTATCCAAAATAATGAAGCTTAGCAATTTCAAATGAATCCTTTAAAAGGGTTAGTTAGTAGGTCCCACCAGTTAGATGACTTGGCCACAAATCTTCCCAAGTTTTGCCACCTTGATATGTGACTTTAAGAGTCACAATTTGAAGCTaatcttgctgccacgtggggtgggggtgggaaatttcaatctttatccacttattaggtaattaggtaatgtcctgTTATCcggtaattaatcaattacccgcataattaagaattatctcaaattactcgaaattctacttatttttaatatactttttacatcttactatcatggccatgtagtaccttgtatggtaatagtccataaataccgggtattttagcccgggccgtattttatcccaaaataacaaatttcgacgaaactcattttcttcgatttgcttaccctctcaccttcacgaatttacttatcccttgtttgaaatagtataatacttgtaacctcaaaataatctcattcccgagcttgcgTCGATTAACTTTACGACGAAaccttaacgtacgaaaatgcgaaatgtaacatctcatttccgagcttatatcaatttacttatgacgtacttccatgtacgaaaaTAAGGGGTGTAACAGTAGGAAGAAGGATGTTCATAAAAGAAGTCAAACAACCCAACAATGCACACAAGCGAAAAATctttatggtaagagcctaagtatatcccAAGTAGAGTCTTTatgctgtcgcgccccattttcttgCGAAAGTGGGTTtcaacatgtgacaactcttttaaacgggttttaaaagagaagagtcgccacctaataattttaaggtgcattagggcacctatttgcaaataactctgattTAACTAGTcagcatcaccaaagatcgggtaaggactcaaattacctcaaagagaagggtttaggtactcttcgaggtccacaactgtggatcCCGACCGAATTTTACGCTATGTGGGGATTATTGTAAATTGTAACAAGGAGTCCAAAACATCACATTATAAGATGAAACAAGTATTAAAGAGAGAGAAATGGGTTACAACCTTTGAAGATTACAAGATATGCCCTAGTTTGATCTAAGTTTGCATAGATAGGTTTAAAAATAGTAACTATGGGGAGGGGGGTCCTAAGGTTTTTAGCCTAAAATATCACCCCGTTCAATATAAAGAATACTTTTCAACTCCCTTAAGTgtaagggttgctcatattatcttgaagttgtttaccaatggcgttctaattcaattctaaaacgTGTCCTATGAGTGCTTTAGCcttcccatgcctatggtccaggaggctttggacccaCTTCattggtggttctagactttcttaggctgctcaaaatgataaaactaggtgcACAGTCAAAACAATCAAGACTACACATAATCAACACTTAAAGGCTCAAATTGGCCTCCGCATATAGACACAGATGCACGCAGGCAAGTAGGCGGACAGTTTTAAGCGACATCTATATTATTAGGTAAGCAACAGTAGGTGGGCAGGCCTGGAGTCAAGGATGTATTGAATTGTTCaagacctataggcatgatttctatgtgattgaACGATTTGAGAATTGACGTAAAGTTATATAGGCAGTATTTATAGGCAGATTATCTTGATGAAGCGGTTAATCTAAAATATGATTTTATTAAAGatcatataggcatgatttctaggcgAGTGACAGCACCCTATAGGCATAATCTCGACTTGCGTCTGGGCAGTGAGTCCATTGAAAGCGCAGAATTACTCACTTCttgtccctataggcatgatttctaggcgAACTGTGTAATAAGAATAGAGCAGCAACAATAGCAGTTTTAATTAATTAACTTGAGATCCTATAGACATAGTATCTGGATGTGTCACATGATTGGAAGAAATACGACAAAGCATGCACTTCCAGTCATTACATTGAATTCATATGGGCATGATATCTAAACAAGTCCAATTTTAGACACTATAAGCATACTTTCTAACGTTTGCAAGTTAAGGAATTATATTTACCCTAGGTCATGATTTCTAAATGAATAGGAAAGTTAATCGACACGTTGTGCAGATAATTCCCAAAGATGGGACATAGCAAGCAAATAAACAATTAGAGcccctatagacatgctttctaccTATTCATGCGAAGATAGAGTATCccagcccccccccccccgcatTTGCTAATCCCCAGATGTTGgttattataaattattacatGCCCAAATGAAATAACACATGCTCAAAATATGCTTGAATTACAAGCTGAAATAGATACAGACACAATAAATAATTACAGGCCCACAGAAACATCCAGTCACACTTCTGGGCCTTCAGCAGCCTCATTTTTCGCACAAACAGCAGACTCAAACCTCAGTCTCACCCAAAGAATCAGAGCATGCCATGAATTCCATATCTAGGTCCAACAAATCCACACCCAAATGAATACCTTACTTACCTAATTAGATGCCAAACTAACAAACAAAACAGACGACCCAGGGATTTAATTAAGCAAACATGAACTCTACATACACTTCAACTCTTAAAGTTGAAAGTAACAGGAATTCTCACCCGGGTGTATAGATAAGATCACATGAAGCATTCACAAGGCACACACATGCTTATACTCTCAGGAAACTAAGTGGAAGTAACAGGAATGGTTATCATGGGATAGCAGACTACTTCAAGTAAAGGTTCAAAATGAGATATCATCCAGAACGGGCCTAAAGCATTTTAGACAAGAGTTTTGATCATGAAAGTTAGGAGAATCAGTAGAGCACAGTCTTAACATGGTAAGTTTAACATGGAAGCTATAACAATACAGGTTCTTGATCAAGCAAATACCTAGCAGGGGAAAAACTTTAGCATGCTGAACATTAGGGACATGTCAATTTCAGGAAGCAAGCATTAAATCTAGTACTAGCTGGCCACCTCTAGGAGAAAGGCGGGTTATAAGGTCTATTCTATAGGTTTTAACTAGTGTTGAAGAATACAAAACTGATCAAgtcaacacacacacacacacacaatagaATCACAAATTTCATGAGGACAAGTCATAATGAATAGCAGAACCCGAGTAGGGTTGCAGGTTAGGCATGAATGCCTTTGCAGGGATTAGAATACTTCCTAAGCATGAGTTTGGGTGTCATATCAATCCAAAGCAGGGCAGAGGGGCAGACTCAGGATTAACCACAGGCATCAGCATAACATAGTAGACTAAACAGATTTAGGAGAGCCAGAATTCATAATAGGCAGGGACATATCAAAACTGGATTATCAGACCACACATAAGTGAAAAGGCTAGATATTGCATTTTTACCTTATAAGCTATAGGTAGTACTAAACAACACAGGATTGAACTAGGCATGGAACACACATTAAAGCTCACAACTTGCAACATAACACATTTGGGTAATAACATAGTTATAAATTAGTTCTGGCAGAGTATTAGGCACATTATAACACATGAATTGATTTATCACAAGGATGTAGAACAAAGTAGGGAGATAAACTCAGGACTAGTAGCAGGTATAAACATTCAAACACACAATAACACACTAGGTTGGGCATGCTTAAAGTAGCGAGAATCATTTATGATGAACACGTACGGTAGGCATACGTCAAAGTCAGAAGTTGGAAAAGTTCAGAGTCACAAGACAACAGGGGTAACACAGTAGCATATTGATTCACAAAGCTTAATTGACATAGgtgcacaaaacatgaacacaacAAGGAGGAATGAAATTGATAGAGCCAAAGATACTTACCAGTTGCAAATTAACAAATGAGTAAACAGGAAAAATAACTCCAACAATACTTTAAGCGTTAATATCAAATAGAGCAGCAGAACCCAAAACTCAGTGCATCAGAGTTCCCAAGGATTTCATATGAACCCCGAGAAGTGCTCGCACTGAGAAGGTCAGCTAATCAAATTCCGGTTGCCTTGGCTTGCAGCCGGCCAAGAGCTAAAGTCTCAGAATAATATGGAGTGAGAGAGGGAGGGAGTAATAGTGATTAAGGTCCGTTTTAGAGGAATCGGGGGAGGATTTTATATAGTGTTGAATTAACCAAAATCAGAAAAGGAAAACATCAATCGAATCACAGAAATAAGGAAAGAGTCACATGAAAAAACGATTTTGAATTGGTTTAGGAGAAAACCAGACAAACCGTAGTTTGATAGATATCAAATATTGGCCGAAGATCTTAgtgaatcggacccatatagccttGTTGTGAGTGTATATAGATGGAAAATCATCTGGATCTTGAAGAGTTAGGATGATTTCTCTTGATTCAGAGGATTCGTACTTGTCAAAACTGGGAAAGTACTTAGTAACACCATAGTCGTGTAAGTAACAATGAGGTAACACATAAAAGGCAAGTAAATCATGGAAAGAATCCTTGATTTGATCGGATTCGGAGAAGATTGGGGAGGATGCGGCTAGGGTTTCTCAAGGGAGGAGAAGGGGCGAGGGTGTATAAGGGCGACTAAGCAAGTAAAAATGGGGTTGGGGTTTGGGTTATAGAGATATAAGGAAATAGGAGTGAGTATTGTGAGccattgatcttgagagatcaacgactGTGATTTTAAAGGGGGAGATGGGGCAGGTCAGTCGGGTCCCGACCGGGTAAGAAATAGAGGTGTCTTTTGGTTTGGGCTGGGGGATTGGTCCAAGGGTTTTGGGATGTTTGGGCCATTAAGCTAGTACGGAAATTGGCCTAatttgggccagattttaaataaaagaaattaaggaaaatatttaataaaatagctaaataagtataaataaatcttatttaagcaaataaatattttaaaataatagttgaagattgtaaaaatataaaaaggttAGTTTGGccctaaataaaataataaatccaATTAATTGTAAAGTATAGTCTATTATTGCAAAACTGTGTAAATAGTataaaaatgcaaatataattatataaaaatgaagtaaaatattataaaatattcttGTGGGTATAAATAATCAATTTAAATTACTCAAAATAATTTGAGAAATAATTAGTAAATATTGAATAATTAAAAATGCAAGAAATCAATTTAAAAGctttgaaaatttgtagaaattactTATATGACCCCTATAAATTGGGTAATAGTTCAAAATGATATTTTAGAAGTATATGAAgtactttataaaatatgagagcaaaattgggtatcaacaacaaGTAGTAGAGGAACAAGTTTAATTGGATTCTACAACCCCTATCGCAAATGAACAATGTGATGAACAAGGTAAGAACTATATATTTTATCTAAAAAAGTTTACATCCTATTTCAGTTATAAATAATGTATCAACAATAGTAATTTGGTGATTTTCTTTGGTTCATATAGCTGTAGGACCTTCTGTTCAAACAAGAAAAAGAGGTAGAACAAAGATGAAAAATGTACATGGACGGCAGGAGCGTAAACTGATTTTACTTAACAACTGCAATCAACATGTTGGTCCTAGTGAAGCAGTTGTGCTAGAGCTTGGAAGCTTCCTCAGCACATTGGCAAGGAATGCGACTATATGTCCTCTTGATATTTTGGATTGGAGGAAGATTGACACGAAAGAGGATATATGGGAATATACCAAGGTTTgaagtttttaatttttaatttttggttGAAAATCTTTCATATTTATGCATTAACAGATTTAACACCAATTGTAGGATAAATATGATATTCCTGAAGATGGAAAAAAATGGACTTTGGAAACAGTCCAAGTTGCCAGGAGAAAGCACAAGAATAGATTGAAAAAAGATCACTTTGACGCTTATGTCAATGATGAAACTCGAATGCTCCATATCCCTGAAGATGTTCCAGCTTCTCAGTTTAAGGAACTCCTTAAATATTGGAACTCTAAAAAACTCTGGTATgtatatttctttctttcttcttcttcttcttcttcttcttcttcttcttaaagttcttattcttcttcttcttcttcttcttctccttctttcttTCTCGAGATGTTTCCTCCAGTTTTTGTTGGCCATTgttgttttttttcttctttctctgcttctgtcacgaccccaattgcCTACCTTAGGATGccttgatggcacctaatctctaagactaggtaagcctaacatttaataataacttaacaGAAATAATCAACAGGAATACTAAAACAAGGctgataaactcatataaactCCCAAAATAAGATCTTAACAATAATTCTCCCAAGaccagtggaactgagtcataagctctacagaataatCTAGAATGTTTACTACAACATTGTCTGAATGAGAAATACAATAGAAATGAAagataagggaaggtgactcAGAGGTATGCGGacgccgagcaggtataccttgaagtctccgaaaagCAGCTAACAGTCAATCATTAACGTCcagcacgagcagacgtacctggatctgcacaaaaagatgtgcagaagtgtagtatgagtgcaccacagctgtacccagtaagtatcaagcctaacctcggtagagtagtgacgaggccaggccAAGACACCTAGGACataatagacagaatgaaaacaTAATAACGAGAATTAATAGAAGGCGGAGGAATGAATGATATGAAACAAGTTAATAACATATACTAATGACCGaattgtaagcatagagataacaTAACGAAAGCAATTAAAGAGAACCACAATAGTCAAATGTGGACAAAACTGctaagacaaggaagaataaaagtaAAAAGAAGTGTTCCGCCATTAACTCTCtacaacatgagataaacaacaaaaatcacaaatgaggtaccgcctcgtatacaacaagaatcacaatcgaggtaccgcctcgtattcccttttcaaaattttaatcacaatctttccttatatcaatgtgggagccttacatttagttttaaaaatcatttttcccgaaatagctacccgcgttttagcctaccttatcacaTCGCGttgcttcaagtagttcccctactagcaacacacgtaagcccaccttatctcaccgcatgcatatcaaccccaagccttataccaccgcatgcgtatcaatatcacaacataatcacaactcgcatcacaagtgcccatatgccacaacttgccaaaagaatcaacaatatcaatgtttccataataaatagcccaaggctcaacCGCAATGTGTAaaagaatctcaacaataacaaaaacaagagtgaatagctcaacaataacacaataagagtgaatagctcaacaagaaagatatctcaacaattaacaatttCGCCTCAAAGGGATGACGACTTtctcaacttcaacaccaataactcaacaaaaagataattcacgaaataacaacttcaattacaaGTATTTCAACAATTTAAAGATGTAGTAAAACacaggaaggcaataacttcaactaaagcataaaagagcaaattagcaagtaagaggtAAAACAATGTGTTAACAATGTccaataaagcatgtaagggtaTATTAGCACATGAAATGGTGGATTtacaataaaagatataacatgttaagacaattcaaattaaagcatgatAAGAGTCTACATAGCCTAAACTAGTCAAATACCAAATATAGcacgtgtacccactcgtcacattgcgtacacggctttcacataacacaattagcacaaCCAAAACAATTCCAAAGGGGTAGTTCCCTCgcacaaagttaggaaagatacttatcttaactaggccaactcaaccctcgaaaattgctttcccctaaaattcgcctccacgcggcttaaatctaaccaaaattgcattaatatcatcaaacaatggaagagaaaataattacaatagataaagctatgatctttacacttttcccaagaagtcaacaaaagtcaatctggGGCCTGTCCGGTCAAATcttgggtccaagggtagattccgactaccatAACCCCAccagttcatatatgtgattagtttcaaaattcaagtccaaatcgactctcaaaactcaaattcatatttttcaaaaacttga from Nicotiana tomentosiformis chromosome 11, ASM39032v3, whole genome shotgun sequence encodes:
- the LOC117273907 gene encoding uncharacterized protein; this encodes MKNVHGRQERKLILLNNCNQHVGPSEAVVLELGSFLSTLARNATICPLDILDWRKIDTKEDIWEYTKDKYDIPEDGKKWTLETVQVARRKHKNRLKKDHFDAYVNDETRMLHIPEDVPASQFKELLKYWNSKKLWYVYFFLSSSSSSSSSSS